Proteins co-encoded in one Flavobacterium fluviale genomic window:
- a CDS encoding aminotransferase class V-fold PLP-dependent enzyme, producing MNAIETTKEPIELECYFSKFRENTVGVNHTYRSVYGKQNLLYADWVASGRLYSPIEDIMLNKMGPMIANTHSLSSQTGKTSTYAYQYARDSIKKSVNANECDVLITTGTGMTAALSKLQRIMGLRTSNEEDKPVVFITHMEHHSNQVSWYETNAEVVILPADENNLVDPKILSEEIKKYAGRSLKIGSFTACSNVTGIITPYHELAKIMHQNGGLCFVDFAASAPYVKINMHPKDPEQQLDAVFFSPHKFLGGPGTCGILVFNEKLYKSDFPDNPGGGNVKWTNPLGKYCYSEVIEVREDGGTPGFLQVIRTALALELKDKMGVSNIKNREKELLDLCFSRLQKIKGLSILGDLKTERIGCVSFVIEDIHYNLIVRLLNDRFGIQVRGGWSCASTYAHYLFNIDENKSAELTNELLERNQTNKPGWVRLSLHPIMTNDEVTFICDAIEQITLHYKKWQHDYVYNSASNEFENPEIKETITEEVNEWFRLD from the coding sequence ATGAATGCAATTGAGACAACAAAAGAACCAATTGAGTTAGAATGTTACTTCTCTAAGTTTAGAGAAAATACAGTAGGTGTAAATCATACGTATAGATCGGTATATGGTAAACAAAATCTGCTTTACGCAGATTGGGTTGCCAGCGGAAGATTATACAGTCCGATCGAGGATATTATGCTTAATAAAATGGGACCGATGATTGCCAATACGCATTCGCTTTCAAGTCAGACCGGGAAAACGTCTACTTACGCATATCAATATGCCAGAGATAGTATTAAAAAATCGGTTAATGCAAATGAGTGCGATGTCTTAATTACAACAGGAACGGGAATGACTGCTGCTTTATCGAAGCTGCAAAGAATCATGGGACTGCGAACAAGTAATGAAGAAGATAAACCAGTAGTTTTTATTACACATATGGAACATCATTCGAATCAGGTTTCCTGGTACGAAACAAATGCAGAAGTTGTGATTCTTCCTGCAGATGAAAATAATTTGGTCGATCCTAAAATTCTTTCCGAAGAAATTAAAAAATATGCTGGCAGAAGCTTGAAAATTGGTTCTTTTACGGCCTGTTCTAATGTTACTGGAATTATTACGCCTTATCATGAACTGGCTAAAATCATGCATCAAAACGGCGGACTTTGCTTTGTAGATTTTGCAGCTTCGGCACCTTATGTTAAAATCAACATGCATCCAAAAGATCCAGAGCAGCAGTTAGATGCTGTTTTCTTTTCGCCTCATAAATTTCTTGGCGGACCCGGAACATGCGGTATTTTGGTTTTTAATGAGAAATTATACAAATCAGATTTTCCGGATAATCCAGGCGGAGGAAATGTAAAATGGACCAATCCGCTGGGTAAATATTGTTATAGCGAGGTCATAGAAGTTAGAGAAGATGGCGGGACGCCAGGCTTTCTACAAGTAATAAGAACTGCCTTAGCTTTAGAATTAAAAGATAAAATGGGAGTTTCAAACATTAAAAACAGAGAAAAAGAACTGCTTGATCTTTGTTTTTCAAGACTTCAAAAAATAAAAGGTTTGTCCATTCTAGGAGACCTTAAAACAGAACGAATCGGCTGTGTTTCTTTTGTAATCGAAGATATTCACTACAACTTAATCGTAAGACTTTTAAATGACCGTTTCGGAATTCAGGTTCGAGGCGGATGGTCTTGCGCGAGTACGTATGCGCATTATCTTTTCAATATAGATGAAAATAAATCGGCAGAACTTACAAATGAATTATTAGAACGAAATCAAACGAATAAACCAGGCTGGGTTCGTTTGTCACTGCATCCAATCATGACAAATGATGAGGTTACATTTATATGCGATGCAATTGAGCAAATCACGCTGCATTATAAAAAATGGCAGCATGATTATGTATACAATTCAGCTTCAAATGAATTTGAAAATCCCGAAATAAAAGAAACAATTACAGAAGAAGTAAATGAATGGTTTAGACTGGATTAA
- a CDS encoding TlpA disulfide reductase family protein has product MKKILLGFAFLFGFSQTQAQENNLQLKGTVVDTVVNYVYLQKFHNKMFTTIDSVKVKDGNFSFKTKVKTPELYGLSVNTESSPLYIFLEKSPITVKLNPKKYYSNSVVEGSASQDLFETYKKSKDVEISKFITENPNSIVSAYVLYRNWSYRLSPEQIRQNIALLDKTQQNTTYVKELKDLALVLDGLAVGKKAPDFTANNPEGKPIRFYENLKGYTLVDFWASWCGPCRRENPNIVAAYKEFHDKGFNIVGISLDKKKENWIKGIQDDNLTWLHVSDLLFWNSAVAKLYGIRAIPGNYLVDSNGIIVAKNLQGEELQSTLKSLLEKKI; this is encoded by the coding sequence ATGAAAAAAATACTATTAGGCTTTGCTTTCCTTTTTGGCTTTAGCCAAACTCAGGCACAGGAAAATAATTTGCAGTTAAAAGGAACTGTTGTAGATACAGTTGTTAACTATGTTTACCTGCAAAAGTTTCATAATAAAATGTTTACCACAATTGATTCGGTAAAAGTGAAAGACGGAAATTTTAGTTTTAAAACTAAAGTGAAAACGCCCGAATTGTACGGTTTAAGTGTGAATACAGAAAGCAGTCCTTTGTATATTTTTCTTGAAAAAAGCCCTATTACAGTAAAATTAAATCCGAAGAAATATTACAGCAATTCAGTAGTCGAAGGTTCTGCTTCTCAAGATTTATTTGAAACTTACAAAAAATCGAAAGATGTAGAAATCAGTAAATTCATTACAGAAAATCCTAATTCAATTGTTTCGGCTTATGTATTGTACAGAAATTGGTCTTACAGATTATCACCAGAACAAATTAGACAAAATATTGCCTTGCTCGATAAAACCCAGCAAAATACTACTTACGTGAAAGAGCTAAAAGATCTTGCCCTTGTTTTGGACGGATTGGCAGTGGGGAAAAAAGCTCCAGATTTTACAGCCAATAATCCAGAGGGAAAACCAATCCGTTTTTATGAAAATTTAAAAGGTTACACTTTAGTCGATTTTTGGGCTTCGTGGTGCGGCCCATGCCGAAGAGAAAATCCAAATATCGTAGCCGCTTATAAAGAATTTCACGATAAGGGATTCAATATTGTTGGAATCTCTTTGGATAAAAAGAAAGAAAACTGGATCAAAGGAATTCAGGATGATAATTTGACTTGGCTCCACGTTTCTGATTTACTTTTTTGGAACAGCGCCGTTGCGAAGTTATACGGAATAAGAGCAATTCCTGGAAATTATTTAGTCGATTCAAACGGAATAATCGTAGCCAAAAATCTTCAGGGCGAAGAGTTACAGTCTACACTTAAATCGCTTTTAGAAAAAAAAATATGA
- a CDS encoding TonB-dependent receptor plug domain-containing protein: protein MKKIYFAVFTVICTNFYAQTQKDSINNMEEVIINENRFNTPISKQNRNVYVISSETIKKLPGRTLQEVLQYANGVDIRQRGPFGTQADISVDGGSFEQTVVLLNGAKVIDSQTAHNMLNLPLPVEVIERIEVVRGPAARIYGINSLTGAINIITKKPTDSGFLVSTYAGSNFEKDTRDTGDTFYGTGVQAGAVLGKEKQQHLIFASHDKSNGYRYNTAFENNKIFYQGNVQLNDSNEILGSAGYINNGFGANGFYAAPGDLNSTEIVQTTFANIQSKHAITENWKIMPRVTYRYNYDDYRYLGNSNLNVGRSQHYTNSIAGELNSTVKLSKGEIGFGAEFRNENIHSSNIGDHDRENVGIYAEYRTSFTDKLDVNLGTYLNYNSDYKWQVYPGIDASYAITDAFKIIGNVGTSQRIPSFTDLYLKQTGNIGNADLDSENAFQSEIGFKYNKKALSFNANYFYRKIDNYIDWMRDLTTQPWQSQNTGDLKTNGINLRGNYRFDFSKDSRLNILLAYTYLDSQFESSRTEIYSKYLISSLKHQITNTIDYQYRNFSVLFATRFNERITGPSYWVNDFRVSQSIQKFTIFLDAQNIFNATYYEVGAVPLPSRWFTLGVKLVTF, encoded by the coding sequence ATGAAAAAAATCTATTTTGCTGTTTTTACAGTAATTTGTACCAATTTTTACGCACAGACCCAAAAAGATTCCATTAATAATATGGAGGAAGTTATAATTAATGAAAACCGATTTAATACACCAATTTCAAAACAAAATAGAAATGTGTATGTAATTTCAAGTGAAACCATTAAAAAACTTCCAGGAAGAACGCTTCAGGAAGTACTGCAATACGCAAACGGAGTTGACATTAGACAAAGAGGTCCGTTTGGAACTCAGGCAGATATAAGTGTAGACGGAGGAAGTTTTGAACAAACTGTTGTTTTGCTAAATGGAGCAAAAGTAATCGATTCGCAGACTGCACACAATATGTTAAATCTTCCACTTCCGGTTGAAGTTATTGAAAGAATCGAAGTAGTTCGCGGACCGGCAGCAAGAATTTACGGTATCAACAGTTTAACGGGAGCAATTAATATAATCACTAAAAAACCAACAGATTCTGGATTTTTGGTAAGCACTTACGCTGGTTCTAATTTTGAAAAAGATACCCGCGATACAGGAGACACTTTTTACGGAACCGGCGTTCAGGCTGGTGCTGTTTTGGGGAAAGAAAAACAACAGCATTTGATTTTTGCTTCTCACGATAAAAGCAATGGCTACCGATACAACACCGCATTCGAAAACAATAAAATTTTCTATCAAGGAAATGTGCAGCTTAATGACTCTAATGAAATTTTAGGTTCAGCGGGTTACATCAACAACGGATTTGGAGCAAACGGATTTTATGCAGCACCAGGAGATTTAAATTCTACTGAAATTGTCCAGACTACATTTGCCAATATTCAATCTAAACATGCTATTACAGAAAATTGGAAAATTATGCCGAGAGTAACATACCGATATAATTATGATGATTATCGTTACTTAGGAAACTCAAATTTAAATGTTGGAAGAAGTCAGCATTATACTAATTCTATCGCTGGAGAATTGAATTCGACGGTTAAATTATCTAAAGGCGAAATTGGTTTTGGAGCTGAATTTAGAAATGAAAATATTCATTCGTCTAATATTGGAGATCATGACCGTGAGAATGTTGGAATCTATGCAGAATACAGAACGAGTTTTACAGATAAGCTTGATGTGAATTTAGGAACTTATTTGAATTATAATTCCGATTATAAATGGCAGGTTTATCCTGGAATTGATGCTAGTTATGCCATTACAGATGCCTTTAAAATCATTGGAAATGTTGGAACAAGCCAGAGAATTCCATCTTTTACAGATTTATATTTAAAGCAGACAGGAAATATTGGCAACGCCGACTTAGATTCGGAAAATGCTTTTCAAAGTGAAATTGGTTTTAAATACAACAAAAAAGCTTTAAGCTTTAATGCTAATTATTTTTACAGAAAAATAGACAATTACATCGATTGGATGCGTGATTTGACAACGCAGCCATGGCAGAGTCAAAATACAGGAGATTTAAAAACAAACGGAATCAACCTGCGAGGGAACTACAGATTTGATTTTTCTAAAGATTCAAGATTGAATATCCTTCTAGCTTATACGTATTTAGATTCTCAGTTTGAAAGTTCTCGAACAGAAATATATTCTAAGTATCTTATTTCTTCATTAAAACATCAAATAACCAATACAATAGATTATCAATACAGAAATTTTTCAGTATTGTTTGCAACACGTTTTAACGAAAGAATTACTGGGCCTTCTTACTGGGTTAATGATTTTAGAGTAAGTCAGTCCATTCAAAAATTTACAATCTTTTTAGATGCGCAGAATATATTTAATGCCACTTATTATGAAGTAGGAGCGGTGCCTCTGCCGTCAAGATGGTTTACTTTGGGAGTGAAATTAGTGACTTTTTAA
- a CDS encoding aminotransferase-like domain-containing protein: MDSPVEIPFRSFIQLKPEENTAIYLQLVFEFIKAIQTGFLPEGTKLPGTRILCKVLSVNRNTLIKAFQDLESQGWIETLPNKGTFILSQQKQKSQTQYTFAKDQNQSELNLNTGFAFQRSTILENPTEISNLPYQFNDGMPDLRLVQTDVLARLYVSKLKRRKTSKTYEQIQLRSHLNFKTHFSNYLNLTRGIRISTSNLLTASSHEISLYLVTKVLISPGDKVVVASPGYYMSNMTLTNTGAQIISIPVNEDGIDTKRLKEICETSAIRVLYLTSNYHYPTTILLSAKKRIEVLELANQYGFVILEDDYDFDFHYDNNPVLPLAAFDSNQRVVYIGSFGKSLPSGFSYGFVAGPSDFIKELEKHQNILEPSIDVLKEQVLTEWITEGEVHRLSKKNKKIYKERRDYFVSLLNEKLADKIKFKVPPRGLAIWVEWLADFNLIKFQKECSNNGLFLPKTILYQTKNLTATRLGFGHLEKEEMEKAVSILKLSLETVLS; the protein is encoded by the coding sequence ATGGATAGTCCGGTTGAAATTCCTTTTAGAAGCTTTATTCAGCTTAAGCCAGAAGAAAACACAGCAATTTATCTGCAGCTTGTTTTTGAATTTATCAAAGCCATACAAACTGGTTTTCTGCCTGAAGGAACCAAACTTCCCGGCACAAGAATACTCTGTAAAGTATTGTCTGTTAATAGAAATACATTAATTAAGGCTTTTCAGGATCTGGAATCGCAGGGCTGGATTGAAACGCTTCCTAATAAAGGAACATTTATTTTATCACAGCAAAAACAAAAAAGCCAAACTCAATATACTTTTGCAAAAGATCAAAATCAATCTGAATTAAATTTAAACACTGGTTTTGCATTTCAGCGTTCTACAATTCTCGAAAATCCAACAGAAATTAGTAATCTGCCTTATCAATTTAATGACGGAATGCCCGATTTGCGATTGGTACAAACAGATGTTCTCGCTAGACTTTACGTCTCCAAATTAAAAAGACGAAAAACTTCCAAAACATACGAACAAATTCAGCTGCGTTCCCACTTAAATTTTAAAACCCATTTTTCCAATTATTTAAATCTTACTAGAGGAATTCGAATTTCGACTTCAAACCTGCTCACAGCCAGCAGTCACGAAATCAGTTTATATCTGGTAACAAAAGTTCTTATCAGTCCTGGCGATAAAGTTGTGGTGGCTTCTCCCGGTTACTACATGTCTAATATGACTTTGACCAATACTGGAGCGCAGATTATTTCTATTCCAGTAAATGAAGACGGAATTGATACCAAACGACTAAAAGAAATCTGCGAAACTTCTGCAATTAGAGTGTTGTATCTTACTTCAAATTACCATTATCCTACGACAATTTTGCTCAGCGCTAAAAAAAGAATTGAGGTTCTGGAATTGGCAAATCAATATGGTTTTGTGATTCTCGAAGATGATTATGACTTTGATTTCCATTATGATAATAATCCAGTTCTGCCTTTAGCTGCATTTGATTCTAACCAGCGTGTGGTTTATATAGGATCTTTTGGAAAATCGCTTCCGTCGGGATTCAGCTACGGATTTGTTGCCGGCCCATCAGACTTTATTAAAGAACTCGAAAAACATCAAAACATACTTGAACCCAGCATCGATGTCCTTAAAGAACAGGTTTTAACAGAATGGATTACGGAAGGCGAAGTGCATCGTCTTTCGAAAAAAAATAAAAAGATTTACAAAGAACGAAGAGATTATTTTGTTTCGTTACTTAACGAAAAACTTGCAGACAAAATTAAATTTAAAGTACCGCCAAGAGGTCTGGCAATTTGGGTAGAATGGCTTGCTGATTTCAATCTTATAAAATTTCAAAAAGAATGTTCGAATAATGGATTATTCCTGCCGAAGACTATTTTGTACCAAACCAAAAATCTTACCGCCACCCGTTTGGGATTTGGACATTTAGAAAAAGAGGAAATGGAAAAAGCCGTTTCAATCCTCAAATTAAGTTTAGAAACTGTTCTTTCTTAA
- the ligD gene encoding DNA ligase D, with product MSLSKYNQKRDFKQTREPKGEIAKSADKLIFVVQKHAASHLHYDFRLEMDGVLKSWAVPKGPSMDPEVKRLAMMVEDHPYSYKDFEGTIPEGNYGAGNVIVWDNGTYTSDEKTASAEKQLASDLKKGRLSFILKGKKLKGEFSLVKLHGKQENAWLLIKKQDKYATDSDILENDKSVISKRTLEQLEEKSEKLTAKIEEKSKTKSPAKKKAITKAEEAVFLKPMLANTTEKPFDDEEWIFENKYDGYRTIAVINPPKVELFSRNKISFDTNFKPIAEELKKIDHTVILDGEVVVENESGRAEFQMLQNYIKTGIGNLKYYVFDLLNLDGNSITDLSLLDRKELLKILFNKYDFSNIFYSEHTIGDGIKQFENARKSKSEGIIAKKAESSYSVANRSNNWLKIKISNEEEAIIIGVTEPKNSRKYFGAILLGQYNGKELQYIGKCGTGFTESVLKELYTKLEPLFTDQSPLKEKVPLRDKIQWVKPKLVCQVKYSEWTQDKNLRHPVYLGLRIDKKASEVNFIGNMKENKKSNDNTTAMEDSKEHKTENDYDLKIGKTTLHLTNQNKIYFPKDGITKGDVIQYYNEVAPLILPYLKDRPESMNRFPNGIDSPSFYQKDIDLDKTPKWLKTKKIFSESNDADVNYLICNDKETLLYMANLGCIEMNPWNSTIKHIQNPDWLVIDLDPATENDFPIVVQTALVVKEVMDELDTECLCKTSGATGLHIYIPLGAQYDYDSIKILAELIAKEVHARLPKITSIERSIKKRKNKLYIDFLQNRRGQTLAAPYSVRPKPGATVSTPLEWSEVTEKLHPSQFTIKNVLGRFEKKGDLWKPVLSKGANIKKIILKLEEMKNS from the coding sequence ATGTCACTGTCTAAATACAACCAGAAAAGGGATTTTAAACAAACACGTGAGCCGAAAGGAGAAATCGCGAAATCGGCTGATAAGTTAATTTTTGTGGTTCAGAAACATGCTGCATCACACTTGCATTATGATTTTAGATTAGAAATGGATGGTGTTTTAAAAAGTTGGGCAGTTCCAAAGGGGCCTTCAATGGATCCTGAAGTAAAACGCCTTGCGATGATGGTTGAAGATCATCCGTACAGTTACAAAGATTTTGAAGGCACCATTCCAGAAGGAAATTATGGCGCAGGAAATGTAATTGTTTGGGATAACGGAACTTATACTTCAGACGAAAAAACAGCCTCTGCTGAAAAGCAATTAGCATCCGATCTTAAAAAAGGACGTTTGAGTTTTATATTAAAGGGAAAAAAACTTAAAGGCGAATTTTCTTTGGTAAAACTTCATGGAAAACAGGAAAATGCCTGGCTGCTGATTAAAAAACAAGATAAATATGCAACTGATTCTGATATTTTAGAAAACGATAAATCGGTTATTTCTAAAAGGACTTTGGAGCAATTAGAAGAGAAATCTGAAAAGTTAACTGCCAAAATTGAGGAAAAGAGCAAAACTAAAAGTCCCGCAAAAAAAAAGGCTATCACAAAAGCAGAGGAAGCAGTATTTTTAAAACCAATGCTGGCCAATACCACTGAAAAACCTTTTGATGATGAAGAATGGATTTTTGAAAACAAATATGACGGCTATCGTACAATTGCTGTAATTAATCCGCCCAAAGTAGAATTATTCAGCAGAAATAAAATTTCGTTTGATACTAATTTTAAACCAATTGCCGAGGAATTAAAGAAGATTGATCATACGGTGATTCTCGACGGCGAAGTTGTAGTTGAAAATGAGTCTGGCCGAGCCGAGTTTCAAATGCTTCAAAATTACATTAAAACAGGAATCGGTAATTTAAAATATTATGTTTTTGATTTACTAAATCTTGACGGAAATTCAATAACCGATTTATCCCTTCTTGACCGAAAAGAACTGCTGAAGATCTTATTTAACAAATATGATTTCTCAAATATTTTTTATTCTGAACATACAATCGGAGATGGAATCAAACAGTTTGAAAATGCCAGAAAAAGTAAGAGCGAAGGCATTATTGCTAAAAAAGCAGAGAGCTCTTATTCTGTTGCCAATAGAAGTAATAATTGGCTGAAAATTAAAATTTCTAACGAAGAAGAAGCTATTATAATTGGAGTAACAGAACCTAAAAATTCCAGAAAATATTTTGGCGCTATTCTGCTGGGGCAGTACAATGGAAAAGAACTGCAGTATATTGGAAAATGCGGCACCGGTTTTACAGAATCGGTTTTAAAAGAACTTTACACCAAATTAGAGCCTCTTTTTACTGACCAATCACCACTTAAAGAAAAAGTTCCGTTACGTGATAAAATTCAATGGGTTAAACCCAAACTGGTTTGTCAGGTAAAATATTCTGAATGGACGCAGGATAAAAATTTAAGACATCCCGTTTATTTAGGATTGAGAATAGACAAAAAAGCCAGCGAAGTCAATTTCATCGGCAATATGAAAGAGAATAAAAAAAGCAATGATAACACAACTGCAATGGAAGATTCAAAAGAACATAAAACTGAAAATGATTATGATTTGAAAATTGGTAAAACGACCTTGCATTTAACCAACCAGAATAAAATCTATTTTCCGAAGGACGGAATTACAAAAGGGGATGTTATTCAATATTATAATGAAGTGGCACCGCTTATACTTCCGTATCTAAAGGACCGCCCAGAATCTATGAATCGTTTTCCAAACGGAATTGATTCTCCAAGTTTTTATCAAAAAGATATTGATCTGGATAAAACACCAAAATGGCTGAAAACCAAAAAAATATTCTCTGAGTCGAACGATGCCGATGTCAATTATTTGATTTGTAATGATAAAGAAACGCTTTTGTATATGGCAAATCTCGGCTGTATAGAAATGAATCCGTGGAACTCGACTATAAAACATATTCAAAATCCAGACTGGCTGGTAATTGATTTAGATCCTGCGACAGAAAATGATTTTCCGATAGTTGTACAAACAGCATTAGTAGTAAAAGAAGTGATGGATGAACTGGATACAGAATGCCTCTGCAAAACCTCTGGCGCTACCGGACTTCACATTTACATTCCGCTTGGAGCGCAGTACGATTATGATTCGATTAAAATTCTAGCCGAATTAATTGCAAAAGAAGTTCATGCGAGACTTCCAAAAATTACTTCGATTGAACGAAGCATCAAGAAAAGAAAAAATAAATTATATATAGATTTTCTGCAAAACCGCCGAGGACAAACTTTGGCTGCGCCGTATTCTGTTCGTCCAAAACCTGGCGCTACAGTTTCAACACCATTAGAATGGAGTGAAGTCACAGAAAAACTGCATCCTTCACAATTTACCATTAAAAATGTATTGGGACGTTTTGAGAAAAAAGGTGACTTGTGGAAACCTGTTTTATCAAAAGGAGCCAATATTAAAAAGATTATTTTAAAGCTGGAAGAAATGAAAAATAGTTAA
- the ku gene encoding non-homologous end joining protein Ku, with the protein MRSIWTGSVSFGLINIPIKIFSAVEESNLDMDMLDKKDHAHIKFKRVNEDTGKEVDFANIVKGYKLDDKYVILDDSDFEAADAIKTKTIDIESFVLEKEIQSIYYEQPYYLEPDKGAMNAYGLLRDALQASGKVGVTRFVLRNKESLAILKPYKDVIVLNRIRFEQEIRSTSELKLPPMSKKSTKEMDMAEKLIDQLTEKFDITGFKDEYTAKLLDIIKKKAKGKPQKASPKLKVVHKQSDDLMEMLKASLETKKKKSS; encoded by the coding sequence ATGAGATCAATTTGGACAGGTTCAGTTAGTTTTGGATTAATTAATATTCCGATAAAAATCTTTTCTGCAGTAGAGGAAAGCAATCTTGATATGGATATGCTTGATAAAAAAGATCATGCCCATATTAAGTTTAAACGAGTCAACGAAGACACTGGTAAAGAAGTTGATTTTGCCAATATAGTGAAAGGCTATAAATTGGATGACAAATATGTCATTCTAGACGATTCAGATTTTGAAGCGGCGGACGCCATCAAAACGAAAACTATCGATATTGAAAGTTTTGTTCTTGAAAAAGAAATTCAAAGTATTTATTATGAACAGCCGTATTATCTGGAACCAGACAAAGGTGCAATGAATGCTTACGGACTGCTTCGTGATGCGCTTCAGGCTTCAGGAAAAGTGGGCGTGACACGTTTTGTTTTAAGAAATAAAGAAAGTCTTGCGATTTTAAAACCTTATAAAGATGTAATTGTTTTAAATCGAATTCGGTTTGAACAGGAAATTAGAAGTACAAGCGAATTAAAATTACCGCCAATGTCCAAAAAATCTACCAAAGAAATGGATATGGCCGAAAAACTAATAGATCAGCTTACAGAGAAATTTGACATCACAGGATTTAAAGACGAATACACTGCCAAACTTTTGGATATCATTAAAAAGAAAGCCAAAGGAAAACCTCAAAAAGCTTCTCCAAAACTTAAAGTCGTACACAAACAAAGTGATGATTTAATGGAAATGCTGAAAGCAAGTCTTGAAACTAAAAAGAAAAAATCATCTTAA
- the metQ gene encoding methionine ABC transporter substrate-binding lipoprotein MetQ, whose translation MKINFLKTAGILALALVVTNCGKSKNNDPHFIKVGVASGPELKVAEAAKKVAKEKYGLEVELVSFNDYVIPNEALSQGDIDANAFQHKPYLDEQSKQRGYKLAIIGKTFVYPIAAYSKKIKSLSELKNESTIIIPNDPTNGGRSLLLLQKNGLLKLKENVGLLPKVTDIVSNPKNLKILELEAPQLPRALDDENVSIAIINNTFASAAGLVPSRDALFVEDKDSPYVNLVVSREDNKNEEKVKQFLQAFQSAEVEKAAEQEFKGGAVKGW comes from the coding sequence ATGAAAATAAATTTCTTGAAAACAGCCGGAATTTTAGCTTTAGCTCTTGTTGTAACAAATTGCGGAAAAAGCAAAAACAATGATCCGCATTTTATAAAAGTTGGCGTGGCTTCCGGACCAGAATTAAAAGTAGCAGAAGCAGCTAAAAAAGTAGCAAAAGAAAAATACGGTTTAGAAGTGGAATTGGTTTCTTTTAACGATTATGTGATTCCAAATGAAGCTTTAAGTCAAGGAGATATTGATGCGAATGCTTTTCAGCACAAACCATACTTAGACGAACAATCGAAACAACGCGGTTACAAATTGGCAATCATCGGAAAAACGTTTGTTTACCCAATTGCAGCTTATTCTAAAAAAATAAAAAGTCTTTCGGAATTGAAAAACGAAAGCACAATCATTATCCCAAATGATCCAACAAACGGCGGACGTTCTTTATTGCTTTTGCAAAAAAATGGTTTGTTGAAATTAAAAGAGAATGTAGGGCTGCTTCCTAAAGTTACAGACATTGTTAGTAATCCTAAAAACTTGAAAATTTTAGAATTAGAAGCACCGCAATTGCCTCGTGCTTTAGACGACGAAAATGTTTCTATTGCTATTATCAATAATACTTTTGCTTCTGCAGCAGGATTAGTTCCTTCGCGCGATGCTTTATTTGTTGAAGATAAAGATTCTCCGTATGTAAATTTAGTGGTAAGCCGTGAAGACAATAAAAACGAAGAAAAAGTAAAACAGTTTTTACAAGCGTTTCAATCTGCTGAAGTAGAAAAAGCTGCTGAGCAGGAATTTAAAGGAGGAGCTGTTAAAGGATGGTAA
- a CDS encoding methionine ABC transporter permease MetI — MSDSIIELLLKGTWETIVMTFVSGFFGFLLGLPTGILLFLTRKDQILEQPALNRTLSVIVNIFRSIPFIILIVWMIPFTRALVGTSIGVSAALVPLSIGAAPFIARLVENSLLSLPSGLIEAARALGATPLQIVYKVLLPEALPSLINAASITLITLVGYSAMGGAVGAGGLGQVGYQYGYIGYDAVTMNSVLALLVILVFLIQFAGDRLSKRFDHR; from the coding sequence ATGTCTGATTCCATTATAGAATTATTGTTAAAAGGAACATGGGAAACCATTGTTATGACTTTTGTATCGGGATTTTTTGGTTTTTTACTAGGACTTCCAACAGGAATTTTATTGTTCCTTACGCGTAAAGATCAAATCTTAGAACAGCCGGCTTTAAACAGAACATTGTCTGTTATAGTAAATATTTTTCGTTCGATTCCATTCATTATTTTAATCGTTTGGATGATTCCGTTTACGCGTGCCCTTGTAGGAACTTCAATTGGTGTCAGCGCGGCATTAGTTCCATTAAGCATTGGCGCGGCGCCATTTATCGCCAGATTGGTCGAAAATAGTTTATTAAGTCTTCCTTCTGGATTAATCGAAGCTGCAAGAGCATTGGGAGCAACGCCGCTTCAAATTGTTTACAAAGTATTACTTCCAGAGGCTTTACCTTCATTAATAAATGCTGCATCGATTACGTTAATTACGCTTGTAGGTTATTCTGCAATGGGCGGCGCTGTTGGTGCGGGCGGACTCGGACAAGTGGGATATCAGTACGGATATATTGGTTATGATGCCGTAACGATGAATTCGGTTCTGGCGTTACTGGTAATTTTAGTATTCCTGATTCAGTTTGCAGGAGACAGATTATCAAAGCGATTTGATCACAGATAA